In the Helianthus annuus cultivar XRQ/B chromosome 11, HanXRQr2.0-SUNRISE, whole genome shotgun sequence genome, one interval contains:
- the LOC110888302 gene encoding uncharacterized protein LOC110888302, which yields MTRSGKATGPDKSNSPPITYTVQTDASDEVHARRVPASTAQFQEPVKDFIPPVPYPSRLKKQKNDEQHGKFLEMFKQLHINIPFVDALAQMPKYARFLKDILTNKQKLESLSCVLMNENCSALLQNRLPEKMGDPGSFTLPCLIGSMSVSHALADLGASINLMPYKVFAKLDLGEPSPTRMSIRLADRSIKYPRGFVENMLVKIDKFVFPVDFVILDINEDSKVPLILGHPFLNTVRTIVDVAAGQITL from the coding sequence ATGACGAGGAGTGGTAAAGCCACGGGACCTGACAAATCGAACTCACCACCGATCACTTATACGGTCCAAACTGACGCTTCAGACGAGGTGCACGCTAGGCGagtcccagcaagtacagcacagtTTCAGGAGCCAGTTAAAGATTTCATTCCTCCTGTCCCATATCCGAGCAGATTGAAGAAGCAAAAGAACGATGAACAACATGGTAAGTTTTTAGAAATGTTTAAACAATTACACATAAACATACCATTTGTTGACGCGTTggctcaaatgcctaaatacgcAAGGTTCTTAAAagacatcctcacaaacaaacaGAAGCTCGAAAGCTTGTCTTGTGTGTTGATGAATGAAAACTGTTCAGCCCTTCTCCAAAACCGTCTACCTGAAAAGATGGGAGATCCGGGCAGTTTTACTCTTCCCTGTCTCATTGGCAGCATGTCTGTCAGTCACGCATTAGCCGATTTAGGAGCTAGCATAaaccttatgccgtataaggtCTTTGCTAAATTAGATCTGGGTGAACCTTCACCCACTAGAATGAGCATTCGACTTGCAGATCGTTCAATCAAATATCCCCGTGGGTTCGTTGAAAACATGCTTgttaaaatcgataaatttgtttttcCCGTGGATTTTGTTATTTTAGATATAAACGAAGATTCAAAAGTGCCATTAATACTTGGACATCCGTTCCTCAATACTGTAAGGACGAtcgttgatgtggcagctggccaaatcacacTCTGA
- the LOC110888301 gene encoding uncharacterized protein LOC110888301 has product MKIEHNFASVAHPQANGQVESVNKQIVDGIKARLGTTRRGWVDELPSILWAHCTMPKTSTGETPFSLVYGSEAAIPAEIGLPSPRMLAMEKQNNEKERRMDLDLLEERRENAAITEAR; this is encoded by the coding sequence ATGAAGATTGAACACAACTTTGCCTCTGTGGCACACCCACAGGCAAATGGGCAGGTCGAAAGTGTCAACAAACAAATAGTTGATGGCATAAAGGCGAGACTGGGGACAACGCGCAGAGGATGGGTCGATGAGCTCCctagcatcttatgggctcactgTACCATGCCAAAAACCAGTACGGGAGAAACCCCATTTAGTCTTGTTTACGGATCAGAGGCGGCAATCCCAGCCGAAATTGGCCTTCCATCGCCACGCATGCTTGCCATGGAGAAGCAAAATAATGAAAAAGAACGAAGAATGGATTTAGACCTCCTCGAAGAAAGGCGTGAGAACGCCGCCATCACAGAAGCAAGGtaa
- the LOC110890347 gene encoding tubulin beta-2 chain: MREILHIQGGQCGNQIGAKFWEVVCAEHGIDVTGKYTGDSELQLERINVYYNEASGGRFVPRAVLMDLEPGTMDSLRSGAYGQIFRPDNFVFGQSGAGNNWAKGHYTEGAELIDSVLDVVRKEAENCDCLQGFQVCHSLGGGTGSGMGTLLISKIREEYPDRMMMTFSVFPSPKVSDTVVEPYNATLSVHQLVENADECMVLDNEALYDICFRTLKLTTPSFGDLNHLISATMSGVTCCLRFPGQLNSDLRKLAVNLIPFPRLHFFMVGFAPLTSRGSQQYRALTVPELTQQMWDAKNMMCAADPRHGRYLTASAIYRGKMSTKEVDEQMLNVQNKNSSYFVEWIPNNVKSTVCDIPPTGLKMASTFIGNSTSIQEMFRRVSEQFTAMFRRKAFLHWYTGEGMDEMEFTEAESNMNDLVSEYQQYQDATADEEGEYEEEEEYDEA, encoded by the exons ATGCGTGAGATTCTCCATATTCAAGGCGGTCAATGCGGAAACCAGATCGGAGCAAAGTTCTGGGAGGTAGTTTGTGCAGAACACGGTATCGATGTGACTGGAAAGTACACCGGAGATTCTGAGCTGCAGCTCGAGAGGATTAATGTGTATTACAATGAGGCTAGCGGCGGAAGGTTTGTTCCACGCGCCGTGCTTATGGATCTGGAGCCAGGAACGATGGACAGTCTCAGATCTGGAGCGTACGGCCAGATCTTCCGGCCGGATAACTTTGTGTTTGGGCAGTCCGGTGCTGGTAATAATTGGGCGAAAGGTCATTATACTGAAGGTGCTGAGTTGATTGACTCGGTTTTGGATGTTGTTCGGAAGGAAGCTGAGAACTGTGATTGTTTGCAAG GTTTCCAGGTCTGCCATTCTCTAGGAGGTGGAACAGGGTCCGGCATGGGTACCCTTTTGATTTCAAAGATCAGGGAAGAGTATCCCGACCGAATGATGATGACATTCTCAGTATTCCCATCACCAAAGGTCTCCGATACCGTTGTTGAGCCTTACAACGCCACCTTATCTGTCCACCAGCTCGTTGAAAACGCCGATGAATGTATGGTTCTCGATAACGAAGCATTATACGATATCTGTTTCCGAACCCTCAAACTCACTACCCCAAGCT TTGGTGATTTGAACCATCTAATTTCCGCAACAATGTCTGGAGTGACTTGCTGTTTACGATTCCCTGGTCAACTCAACTCTGACTTGCGAAAGCTCGCTGTGAATCTCATCCCATTCCCGCGTCTCCACTTCTTCATGGTTGGTTTCGCCCCTCTAACATCCCGTGGCTCCCAACAATACCGAGCTTTAACCGTACCTGAACTCACCCAACAAATGTGGGACGCCAAGAACATGATGTGTGCTGCAGACCCACGTCACGGTCGTTACCTAACCGCATCAGCGATCTACCGTGGCAAAATGAGCACAAAAGAAGTCGATGAACAAATGCTAAACGTGCAAAACAAGAACTCGTCCTACTTTGTCGAGTGGATCCCGAATAACGTGAAGTCAACTGTTTGTGACATCCCACCAACCGGTTTAAAAATGGCGTCTACGTTTATTGGGAACTCGACTTCTATTCAAGAAATGTTTAGGCGTGTGAGCGAGCAGTTTACCGCTATGTTTAGGAGGAAGGCTTTCTTGCATTGGTATACCGGTGAAGGTATGGATGAAATGGAGTTTACGGAGGCTGAGAGTAATATGAATGATTTGGTTTCTGAGTATCAACAGTATCAAGATGCAACTGCTGATGAAGAGGGAGAATATGAGGAGGAAGAGGAGTATGATGAGGCTTGA